A genomic segment from Lutibacter sp. A80 encodes:
- a CDS encoding PKD domain-containing protein produces MKKNILIVFLLLFNLINAQTNNSWSQLFLKWNTKQDNGGTGVVRSIRINPEDTNSVLIGASTAGIWHTANNGEDYKLVSVGVPEVEWVNEIVFSRKNPKIVYAGTDVGVVKSKDGGLTWGYTNLRKVKPEKFGDLLWVDLSDKSSSIVYATTEELGTYKLLKSENGGNSWKQVYKTSKRIWDMRVKPNNPDVVYILEESSTTKWINFKKSTDGGATFSVVDNGFPADYTIDSHRARLGTTPANNNVVYVAIGYNGGGKNDKISFFKSSNAGDSFEKKCCGETTSPLENANEATDFLYETSHLAQLTWNFAFTVSETDENFLACAANKLKVSKDGGVTWGYDTTGTIITGRQYDYYKSNNAHKGVHGDHHGLSIIGNKIWNGNDGGVYYSSDGGATVVKDKTDGLGIQELWGFSQSFKNDIMAVGLNHNQICYRDDVIYGGWIGVNGADAMAANVNPIDDQFMYNHPWGHERVERSLTGIRGHKMEELGIELGYITLDNLEFHPHQYYTIYGSDYGDRNRSYKLTKSVDNAKSWQVIKNFEIEKKNVVSVKTSFANSNYVYAVVEPNRVIKSVDEGNTWTEISPPSSLINDINLWRLAVSDKNPEHIWVTSKKGTKAEVFYSKNGGETWSDYSKGLPSQPVYSIIYQRGSDDILYLGTGFGVYYRKKNMQQWELFGTGMQAGKTPFMFINYAKGKLRLGTSRGLWETNLLEQTAPKANITANKSTFNEENVVIKFADYSVADKDATYVWNFPGGFPETSTLERPEITYTKANGTSFNVTLTVTDKRGTSTQTLKNFIKYLK; encoded by the coding sequence ATGAAAAAAAATATTTTAATTGTTTTTTTATTACTATTTAACCTAATAAACGCCCAAACAAACAATTCTTGGTCTCAACTATTTTTAAAATGGAATACAAAGCAAGATAATGGTGGAACTGGCGTAGTTCGTTCAATTAGAATAAATCCTGAAGATACAAACTCAGTGTTAATAGGTGCTTCAACAGCTGGAATATGGCATACAGCAAACAATGGGGAAGATTATAAGTTAGTTTCTGTTGGTGTTCCAGAAGTAGAATGGGTAAACGAAATTGTTTTTAGTCGAAAAAACCCAAAAATAGTGTATGCAGGTACCGATGTTGGTGTTGTAAAATCTAAAGACGGCGGTTTAACTTGGGGTTACACAAATTTAAGAAAGGTAAAACCAGAAAAATTTGGAGACTTATTATGGGTAGATCTTTCAGATAAAAGTAGCAGTATTGTATATGCTACTACCGAAGAGTTAGGGACTTATAAACTGCTGAAATCTGAAAATGGAGGAAATTCTTGGAAGCAAGTATATAAAACATCTAAAAGAATTTGGGATATGCGTGTTAAACCAAACAATCCAGATGTTGTTTATATCCTAGAAGAATCCTCAACTACAAAGTGGATCAATTTTAAAAAATCAACAGATGGTGGAGCAACATTTTCAGTAGTAGATAATGGGTTTCCTGCCGATTATACCATAGATTCTCATAGAGCTAGATTGGGAACAACTCCAGCAAATAATAATGTTGTTTATGTTGCAATTGGATACAATGGAGGTGGTAAAAATGATAAAATATCTTTCTTTAAATCATCAAATGCTGGAGATTCTTTCGAAAAAAAATGTTGTGGAGAAACAACAAGTCCTTTAGAAAATGCTAATGAGGCAACAGACTTTTTATATGAAACTTCTCATTTGGCACAACTCACCTGGAATTTTGCTTTTACTGTATCTGAAACAGATGAGAATTTTTTAGCCTGTGCAGCAAATAAATTAAAAGTTAGTAAAGATGGGGGAGTCACTTGGGGATATGATACAACAGGAACCATAATAACCGGTAGACAATACGATTATTATAAATCTAATAATGCCCATAAAGGTGTTCATGGAGATCATCACGGGCTTTCAATTATTGGAAATAAAATATGGAATGGAAACGATGGAGGAGTGTACTACTCTTCAGATGGTGGTGCAACCGTTGTAAAAGATAAAACAGATGGCTTAGGAATTCAAGAGCTTTGGGGATTTAGCCAATCTTTTAAAAACGATATTATGGCAGTTGGTTTAAACCATAATCAAATTTGTTATAGAGATGATGTTATTTATGGGGGGTGGATTGGTGTTAACGGTGCCGATGCAATGGCTGCAAATGTAAACCCAATAGACGATCAATTTATGTACAATCATCCGTGGGGTCATGAGCGAGTCGAAAGATCTTTAACAGGTATAAGGGGGCATAAGATGGAAGAATTAGGTATTGAGCTTGGGTATATAACTTTAGATAATTTAGAGTTCCATCCACATCAATATTACACTATTTATGGAAGCGATTATGGAGATAGAAATCGTAGCTACAAATTAACGAAGTCGGTTGATAATGCTAAAAGTTGGCAGGTTATAAAAAACTTTGAAATAGAGAAGAAAAATGTGGTTTCTGTAAAAACTAGCTTTGCAAATTCAAATTATGTTTATGCAGTTGTTGAACCAAATCGTGTAATTAAATCTGTTGATGAAGGTAATACATGGACTGAAATTAGTCCGCCGAGCTCTTTAATTAATGACATTAATTTATGGCGTTTAGCAGTTAGTGATAAAAATCCAGAACATATATGGGTTACTTCAAAAAAAGGAACAAAAGCAGAAGTTTTTTATTCTAAAAACGGAGGCGAAACTTGGAGCGATTATTCAAAAGGGTTACCAAGCCAACCGGTATATTCAATAATTTATCAGCGAGGAAGTGATGATATACTTTACCTAGGTACTGGTTTTGGTGTTTATTATAGAAAAAAGAATATGCAACAATGGGAGTTGTTTGGTACAGGTATGCAAGCAGGGAAAACTCCTTTTATGTTTATTAATTATGCAAAAGGGAAATTGCGTTTAGGAACTTCTAGAGGACTTTGGGAAACTAACTTACTTGAACAAACGGCTCCTAAAGCTAATATTACAGCAAACAAATCTACTTTTAATGAAGAAAATGTAGTAATTAAGTTTGCAGACTATTCTGTAGCAGATAAAGATGCTACCTATGTATGGAACTTTCCTGGAGGCTTCCCCGAGACATCTACCTTAGAAAGACCTGAAATAACTTATACTAAAGCAAATGGTACCAGTTTTAATGTCACTTTAACAGTAACAGATAAACGAGGAACAAGCACTCAAACCTTAAAAAACTTCATAAAATATTTAAAATAA
- a CDS encoding DUF3472 domain-containing protein: MKFKHIFLNLGLSLLLLVSNACKNTNSTLETSIAIPTQANSWVVNNPKATRLVIGKRGIKNWRNTTDKIRTYFYTTATGAINVGIKAKFSGATKLKVTLGSTSKEINFETSDNAIKHTIGTFNITEPGYYYVELEGVSKSGDTFGEISEILLGDASWESKISFASKDWSYWGRRGPSVHLNFEKPVDKNIKWFYNELTVPEGNDPIGSYFMANGFSSGYFGMQVNSETERRILFSVWSAYDTQDPKQIPKEYSVLPLGNGDGVTVGEFGNEGSGAQSYFVYDWKPNVTYKFLLKGESNAENSIDYTAYFYAPEVGDWKLIASFRRPFPTGSHLTRLHSFLENFSTSTGDKSRSVKYTNQWMCDTEGNWNEATAAKFTIDNTGASGVRFDYDGGSEGDSFYLRNCGFFSDNEVPNTKFTRASGGAAPTIDFSTLEVPNIKITR, translated from the coding sequence ATGAAATTTAAACATATTTTTTTAAACTTAGGGTTAAGTCTGTTATTACTAGTTAGTAACGCATGTAAAAATACAAATTCAACTTTAGAAACTAGCATAGCAATACCAACACAAGCAAATAGTTGGGTTGTAAATAACCCAAAAGCTACAAGATTAGTTATAGGTAAAAGAGGAATTAAAAATTGGAGAAATACTACTGATAAAATTAGAACTTATTTTTATACTACAGCTACTGGAGCTATAAATGTTGGTATAAAAGCCAAGTTTTCAGGAGCTACCAAGTTAAAAGTAACATTAGGTTCGACTTCTAAAGAAATTAATTTTGAAACATCAGATAACGCAATTAAACATACTATAGGTACTTTTAATATTACAGAACCAGGGTACTATTATGTTGAATTAGAAGGTGTTTCAAAATCAGGTGATACTTTTGGAGAAATTTCTGAAATTTTATTAGGAGATGCTTCTTGGGAATCTAAAATAAGTTTTGCTTCTAAAGATTGGTCATACTGGGGAAGAAGAGGACCTTCTGTGCATTTAAATTTTGAAAAACCAGTAGATAAAAATATTAAATGGTTTTATAATGAACTAACCGTTCCTGAAGGAAATGATCCTATTGGTTCCTATTTTATGGCGAATGGATTTTCATCTGGGTACTTTGGTATGCAGGTAAATTCAGAAACTGAAAGACGCATTTTATTTTCTGTATGGAGTGCTTATGATACGCAAGACCCAAAACAAATACCAAAAGAATACTCTGTTTTACCGCTTGGTAACGGAGATGGTGTTACAGTAGGTGAGTTTGGTAATGAAGGTTCTGGAGCGCAAAGTTATTTTGTGTACGATTGGAAACCAAATGTAACGTATAAATTTTTACTAAAAGGAGAATCTAATGCAGAGAATTCCATAGATTATACAGCATATTTTTACGCACCTGAGGTTGGAGATTGGAAATTAATAGCAAGTTTTAGAAGACCATTCCCAACAGGTTCACATTTAACAAGATTGCATTCGTTTTTAGAGAACTTTTCAACTTCTACAGGAGATAAAAGTAGAAGTGTTAAGTATACAAACCAATGGATGTGTGATACAGAAGGTAATTGGAATGAAGCTACTGCTGCTAAATTTACAATAGATAATACTGGTGCAAGTGGAGTTCGGTTCGATTATGATGGAGGTTCAGAAGGGGATTCTTTTTACTTAAGAAATTGCGGATTTTTTAGTGATAATGAAGTTCCAAATACTAAGTTTACTAGAGCTTCAGGAGGTGCTGCTCCAACAATTGATTTTTCAACTTTAGAAGTACCTAATATAAAAATCACTCGATAG
- a CDS encoding discoidin domain-containing protein codes for MKSLLQQLIFLGIFFLNILTAFGQIDITPYDNLPENNAIYKPAYNESFPEWAKKLYQYPVNFNEIEDGYQEHFKKYGKQKNPITRYYKLWRRVVEKYVDENGTIVLPNTNELKQILHKKSYLSKKTNDDSNSNWTFLGPKNTFWLNEDNSATEKPVAPWQVNVYALDVYKQDKNIIYCGTETGYVNKSIDGGENWEMMAKDYIFSSVQAVTIHPTDPRIVYVSGGSQIHKTIDGGYSWQTMLQEEAYFSANHIIIDPTNHNKLLVSSDKGIFLSLDAGNTWTQKSSKQGYDIHFKANNSTHIYAIVKNNTNFQLLESLDAGESFEPVSTFPSNIKDSSGGLLAVTASNPNLMYVTMLSSDNTPFLYKGVLTDTTWAWTKVIDCNTDTFRYDNGQGYFDLVLEISPTNENHVFVGTTTLFKTTNGAVSFDAIGGYFGRFEIHPDIQDIVWLPDGKSVYVATDGGISFSNDAFETNYQPIINGMIGSDMWGFDQGWNEDIVVGGRYHNGNTAMTDFYNGKALRMGGGESPTGWVLHGKSRHVVFDDLGDGWIIPKTAEGSPEGRFKYSKFPNMLEYGGQRGNLIHHPNYYNILFLGEGNSFWKSTDMGESFKSLYTFPDEVLCVQMSFSNPNVLYADIKNRGFYKSEDQGNTWVQKPSLSYNSNGGSKMNGRTNIAISLYDENTVYTCYSNGAWTGNKGLVFKSTDGGDTWENLTGDLDEYTKSLVIQPSNTGEDLIYLFTTTRNGNQSKVYYKKASSTKWELFINNYPGNFNVNLALPFFRDAKIRLAGGGGVWESPLQEQNFKPIINPWVGNPENKCMTDTIYFDDHSILKHEGASWKWEISPEPTYINDVTSRNPKVVLGNPGEYSVTLTVSQNGVAYSKTIDKMVTATTCPSIYDCNNPGELPKDEWSLIYADSQEVNDPGLATMAFDNDPNTIWHTRWSTGTDPYPHEIQIDLANSYTISEFKYLPRQSSANGRIKEYELYFSHDKDNWGEPVKTGSFENTATIQKIEFDTPVKGRYLRIKTLSEVNDGAWTSIAEITLIGCVNDNCPGIDNEDQADFDNDGIGDACDEDDDNDGILDELDECPETPLGDSVDEKGCSLFVLPANNFKVQVISETCKGKSNGKIIITAVEALNYTATLTKDGIATDYQFTNTKEITELSSGIYSLCFTVDGISKSNFNRCSTLVIAEPLDLKVQSKINTGEKSISLKLDNGNEYNINLNGVITKIKASEITLNLINGVNKLSVTTANECQGVFEKSIVVSEKMTAYPNPFTDYLLINIGDSSLKMVTVNVSDTSGKLIQSRYLPVNNGNVVIDGRYFKTGVYIVTVKTATKNSSIKIIKE; via the coding sequence ATGAAAAGTTTGCTACAACAATTAATCTTCTTGGGAATATTTTTTTTGAATATTTTAACTGCTTTCGGACAAATAGATATTACACCTTACGATAATCTTCCAGAAAATAATGCAATTTATAAACCTGCTTATAACGAATCTTTTCCTGAATGGGCAAAAAAATTATATCAATACCCTGTAAATTTTAACGAAATTGAAGATGGGTATCAAGAACATTTTAAAAAATATGGAAAGCAGAAAAATCCGATTACGCGTTATTATAAATTGTGGCGTAGAGTTGTAGAAAAGTATGTAGACGAAAACGGAACAATAGTGCTTCCAAATACAAATGAATTAAAACAAATACTGCATAAAAAAAGTTATTTATCAAAAAAAACAAATGATGATTCCAATTCAAATTGGACATTTCTAGGGCCAAAAAATACATTTTGGTTAAATGAAGATAATAGTGCAACAGAAAAACCTGTTGCTCCTTGGCAAGTAAATGTATATGCTTTAGATGTATACAAACAAGATAAAAATATTATTTATTGTGGAACTGAAACAGGCTATGTAAATAAGTCTATTGATGGTGGAGAAAACTGGGAAATGATGGCGAAGGACTATATTTTTTCATCCGTACAAGCAGTTACAATACATCCAACAGATCCACGTATTGTATATGTTTCAGGAGGTTCACAAATTCATAAAACAATAGATGGAGGATATTCTTGGCAAACAATGCTTCAAGAAGAAGCTTATTTTTCAGCAAATCACATTATTATTGATCCAACCAATCATAATAAATTATTAGTATCTTCAGATAAAGGAATCTTTCTTTCTTTAGATGCTGGAAATACCTGGACTCAAAAATCTTCAAAACAAGGGTACGATATTCATTTTAAAGCAAATAATTCAACTCATATTTATGCAATTGTAAAAAACAATACAAATTTTCAACTATTAGAATCGTTAGATGCTGGTGAAAGTTTTGAGCCTGTCTCTACTTTTCCTTCTAATATTAAAGATAGTAGTGGAGGTTTATTGGCTGTAACAGCATCAAACCCGAATTTAATGTATGTCACTATGTTAAGTAGTGATAATACACCTTTTTTATACAAAGGAGTTTTAACAGATACTACTTGGGCTTGGACTAAAGTAATAGATTGTAATACCGATACATTTCGGTATGATAATGGACAAGGTTATTTTGATTTGGTTTTAGAAATTTCTCCTACTAATGAAAATCATGTCTTTGTTGGAACAACTACCTTATTTAAAACTACAAATGGAGCAGTTTCTTTTGATGCAATTGGAGGTTATTTTGGTAGGTTTGAGATACATCCAGATATTCAAGATATTGTTTGGTTGCCAGATGGGAAGTCTGTATATGTTGCTACTGATGGAGGAATTAGTTTTTCTAACGATGCTTTTGAAACAAATTATCAACCTATAATAAATGGAATGATAGGTTCTGATATGTGGGGATTTGATCAAGGTTGGAATGAAGATATTGTTGTAGGTGGTAGATACCATAATGGAAATACCGCTATGACTGATTTTTACAATGGTAAAGCTTTAAGAATGGGAGGAGGAGAGTCTCCAACAGGATGGGTGCTTCATGGTAAAAGCCGACATGTAGTTTTTGATGATTTAGGAGATGGCTGGATTATACCAAAAACCGCTGAAGGAAGCCCAGAAGGTAGGTTTAAATACTCAAAATTTCCAAATATGTTAGAGTATGGAGGGCAAAGAGGAAATTTAATTCATCATCCTAATTATTATAATATTCTGTTTTTAGGTGAAGGAAATAGCTTTTGGAAAAGCACAGATATGGGAGAAAGTTTTAAATCATTGTATACTTTTCCAGATGAAGTTCTTTGTGTTCAAATGAGTTTTTCTAATCCAAATGTATTATATGCAGATATAAAAAATAGAGGTTTCTATAAAAGTGAAGACCAAGGTAATACATGGGTTCAAAAACCTTCTTTAAGTTATAATTCTAATGGAGGTTCAAAAATGAATGGACGTACAAATATTGCTATTTCATTATATGATGAAAATACAGTATATACTTGTTATTCAAATGGAGCGTGGACAGGTAATAAAGGACTTGTTTTTAAATCTACAGATGGAGGAGATACTTGGGAAAATTTAACAGGTGATTTAGATGAATACACCAAGAGTTTAGTAATACAGCCAAGTAATACGGGTGAAGATTTGATATATTTATTTACAACCACTCGTAATGGAAATCAATCAAAAGTATATTATAAGAAAGCATCTAGTACAAAATGGGAGTTATTTATAAATAATTATCCAGGTAATTTTAATGTAAATCTTGCATTACCTTTTTTTAGAGATGCAAAAATTAGGCTTGCAGGTGGTGGAGGTGTTTGGGAATCACCTTTACAAGAACAAAATTTTAAGCCAATTATTAATCCTTGGGTGGGTAATCCAGAAAACAAATGTATGACGGATACAATATATTTTGATGATCATTCAATTTTAAAACACGAAGGGGCTAGTTGGAAATGGGAAATAAGCCCGGAACCAACTTATATTAATGATGTAACTAGTAGAAATCCGAAAGTTGTGTTAGGCAATCCAGGTGAATATTCAGTTACATTAACGGTAAGTCAAAATGGTGTAGCTTATTCTAAAACCATTGATAAGATGGTAACTGCAACAACTTGTCCATCTATTTATGATTGTAATAATCCCGGAGAATTACCAAAAGATGAATGGTCTTTAATTTATGCTGATAGCCAAGAAGTAAATGATCCAGGATTGGCAACAATGGCTTTTGATAATGACCCAAATACAATTTGGCATACACGATGGAGTACAGGAACAGACCCATACCCACATGAAATTCAAATAGATTTAGCAAATTCTTATACGATCAGTGAATTTAAATATTTACCAAGACAATCAAGTGCTAATGGAAGAATTAAAGAGTATGAATTGTATTTTAGTCACGATAAAGATAATTGGGGAGAACCTGTAAAAACAGGAAGTTTTGAAAATACTGCAACCATACAAAAAATTGAATTTGATACACCTGTAAAAGGAAGGTATTTAAGAATAAAAACATTGTCTGAAGTAAATGATGGAGCATGGACTTCTATTGCAGAAATTACTTTAATAGGATGTGTAAATGATAATTGTCCCGGAATTGATAATGAAGATCAAGCAGATTTTGATAATGATGGTATTGGAGATGCCTGTGATGAAGACGATGATAATGATGGTATTTTAGATGAATTAGACGAATGTCCAGAAACACCGTTAGGTGATTCTGTAGATGAAAAAGGATGTAGCTTATTTGTATTGCCAGCAAACAATTTTAAAGTTCAAGTAATTTCTGAAACTTGTAAAGGTAAAAGTAATGGTAAAATTATTATTACAGCAGTTGAAGCACTTAACTATACAGCAACTTTAACAAAAGATGGTATAGCAACCGATTATCAATTTACAAATACTAAAGAAATAACCGAACTGTCATCAGGCATTTATAGTTTATGTTTTACAGTTGATGGTATTTCTAAATCAAATTTTAATAGGTGTAGTACTCTTGTAATTGCAGAACCTTTAGATTTAAAAGTTCAATCAAAAATTAATACAGGTGAAAAATCAATTTCGTTAAAGTTAGATAATGGAAATGAATATAATATTAATTTAAATGGAGTTATTACTAAAATTAAAGCTTCAGAAATTACACTTAATTTAATAAATGGTGTAAATAAATTATCTGTAACTACCGCTAATGAATGTCAAGGGGTTTTTGAAAAATCAATTGTAGTTTCAGAAAAAATGACTGCTTACCCTAATCCGTTTACAGATTATTTATTGATAAATATTGGAGATTCTTCATTAAAAATGGTGACTGTAAATGTTTCTGATACTTCTGGGAAATTGATACAATCTAGATATTTACCTGTAAACAATGGTAATGTTGTAATTGATGGTCGATATTTTAAAACAGGAGTATACATAGTAACTGTAAAAACTGCTACAAAAAATTCAAGTATAAAAATTATTAAAGAATGA
- a CDS encoding DUF4998 domain-containing protein has protein sequence MRKIKYIVPLIIAVFLIFISCTDTFEVHEKYLQDGEIIYTSKVDSLETLSGNERLKIIGYITNGFSVNEIVVYWNDGEDSQTFPYSKSESSETDFVELIVENLEEQSYQFDVYSKDSEGNKSIKITTFGTVYGEFFRENLEARAVNSVQLDVEGNAIFDFKPSTVLTRGTEIEYTNANGETNVKTLSADESELTLEFLDITKPINYRTFYVPTQADENGNETSIDEFPSDWSTYVVPAIFDPIFDTFTFESIVGGVVASWENSENITMNFTFQKMVDDVSVASSVTSSSLTDSFTIDGMKGSTQDIEITLTDPYGNSKSKYFTVTPTPSLGKGNWEIVDFSTEEAGGEGPVNGYATAAIDGDLNTFWHSNWSSTGSSYPHYFTIDMGAEKNISGFEIFSRQGYTGGAAVHEFWVSSDNVTFTKVATLNSALDAYNGSLVNTDVIATGRYVKYVAASGPNNFTYLSEINIIESLDNEDWSIVDFSSEEAGGEGPVNGYATAVIDGDPTTFWHTTWSTASPVYPHYFTIDLGEEKNIGAFEVFRRSNNSGGATVHEFWVSNDNVTFTKVATLNSQLTTNDGFMAYASSITKARYVKYLAVEGSNTFTHLSEINIYGALD, from the coding sequence GTACCATTAATTATTGCTGTCTTTTTAATATTTATTTCATGTACTGATACATTTGAAGTACACGAAAAGTATTTACAAGATGGTGAAATTATCTATACATCTAAAGTAGACTCTTTAGAAACACTTTCAGGTAATGAAAGATTAAAAATAATTGGATATATAACTAACGGATTTTCTGTTAATGAAATAGTAGTGTATTGGAATGATGGAGAAGATAGCCAAACTTTTCCTTACTCAAAATCAGAATCTAGTGAAACCGATTTTGTAGAATTAATAGTAGAAAATCTTGAAGAACAATCATATCAGTTTGATGTGTATTCAAAAGATTCAGAAGGTAATAAGTCTATTAAAATTACAACTTTTGGAACAGTTTATGGTGAATTTTTCCGTGAAAACTTAGAAGCTAGAGCTGTTAATTCGGTACAACTTGATGTTGAAGGAAATGCAATTTTCGACTTTAAACCGAGTACTGTTTTAACAAGAGGAACAGAAATTGAATATACGAATGCTAATGGTGAAACTAACGTTAAAACATTAAGCGCAGATGAATCTGAGTTAACATTAGAATTTTTAGATATTACAAAACCAATTAATTATAGAACATTTTATGTGCCAACTCAAGCAGATGAAAATGGAAACGAAACATCAATAGATGAGTTTCCTTCAGATTGGTCAACATATGTAGTACCAGCAATATTTGATCCAATATTTGATACGTTTACTTTTGAATCAATAGTTGGTGGAGTTGTTGCAAGTTGGGAAAATTCAGAAAATATTACAATGAATTTTACTTTCCAAAAAATGGTTGATGATGTGTCTGTAGCTAGTTCAGTAACTTCAAGTAGCTTAACAGATAGTTTTACAATTGATGGAATGAAAGGTTCTACTCAAGATATTGAAATTACACTTACAGATCCTTATGGTAATTCAAAATCAAAATATTTTACAGTCACTCCAACACCTTCTTTAGGTAAAGGGAATTGGGAAATTGTTGACTTCTCTACCGAAGAAGCAGGTGGTGAAGGACCTGTAAATGGATATGCAACAGCTGCTATTGATGGCGATTTAAATACTTTTTGGCATTCAAATTGGTCTTCAACAGGTTCATCTTATCCACATTATTTTACTATTGATATGGGAGCAGAGAAAAATATCTCTGGATTCGAAATATTTTCAAGACAAGGTTATACTGGAGGAGCAGCTGTACATGAGTTTTGGGTGAGTAGTGATAATGTGACTTTTACTAAAGTAGCAACACTTAATTCCGCTTTAGATGCATATAATGGTTCTCTAGTTAATACTGATGTTATTGCTACAGGTAGATACGTAAAATATGTTGCAGCATCAGGTCCAAATAATTTCACGTATTTAAGTGAAATAAATATAATTGAAAGTTTAGATAATGAAGACTGGTCTATTGTAGATTTTTCATCTGAAGAAGCAGGTGGAGAAGGGCCTGTAAATGGGTATGCAACTGCTGTAATTGATGGAGATCCAACAACTTTTTGGCATACTACTTGGTCAACTGCATCGCCAGTTTATCCTCATTATTTTACAATTGATTTAGGAGAAGAAAAAAATATTGGTGCATTTGAGGTTTTTAGAAGAAGTAATAACTCAGGAGGTGCAACCGTACATGAATTTTGGGTAAGTAATGATAATGTAACTTTTACTAAAGTAGCTACATTAAACTCACAATTAACAACTAATGATGGTTTTATGGCATATGCTTCATCCATTACAAAAGCAAGATATGTAAAGTATCTAGCAGTTGAAGGTTCAAATACTTTTACACATCTTTCAGAAATTAATATATATGGAGCTTTAGATTAA